In Rhodopirellula sp. P2, the DNA window GACGAATCAAATCCGCATGGTCATCAGCCGACAATTCGCGACCAACAACACTGCGAGCAACTTGCATGGCCAACTTGGACGTTTGTCCGGCCATTTCAGCCATCGCAACTTTCTTAGCGTTCTCGATGTCCGACAAAGCACGCTCGCGTTGAGCAGCCGCTTCCACTTTGGCAGCATCGACAATTTTCTGTCCGTTGGCTTCCGCGTCGCGACGAGCATCTGCCAACATGCTTTGAACTTGGCCGGTGGCCTCATCCAACTTCAGTTGGTAATCGCTCAGCATCTGCTTCGCTTCCGCACTGGCCTTTTCAGCCGATTCCAAATCTTCGCGAATCTTTTCTTCGCGAGCCTGCAAACCGCCCAAGACGGCTGGCCAAACGAATTTGGACAGAATCGCCAAGACACACAGGAAGATGATCAGGTTCCAAATGGCCGACCCGACGTCAAACGACAACAACGGAGTCGTCGCATGGTCTTCTTCGCCATGACCATGTTCGTCTCCGGCGGCTTCATCGTGCCCATGGTCATCACTTTCGTGATCATGGTCATGATCGCCACCTTCGCTGTTCGCCGCGTCCGCATGAGCGTCCACCACGGTCACTTCATCTTGTGCTGCCAAGGATCCTGCCGGTGAAACCACCAACAGCACCAACGAGGCCAGCAAAGTGAGCGAGCTAATTGCAAGCAAGCGTTTCATCAATTTCGACCTAGCCGCGGCACAACAGAATGAACACCAACGCGATGACGGTTGCACCTTCGATCAGTGCCGCCGCGATGATCATCGCGGTTTGAATCCGTCCACCGGCTTCAGGCTGACGCGACATTGCGTCGACAGCACTGCCACCAATGCGACCAATGCCCAAAGCGGCACCGATAATGATCAATCCGATTCCGATCCCCAGACCCATGCGGCCGAAGTCGTAGGAAGCGATTTCTTGGGCCAACATCATTGCCAGTTCTAACATCTTCAGATTGCTCCGTAAAAATTTTGAGCGAGTGAAAGGGGAAAGGTGTTTTTTGAGTGCCGAAGAATAGTCCAACCAAGTCGAACCGTCATGCCACCCTGCTGCAGTTTCGTCAGAAAGGAGTGGAAAAAGCTTCCACTCCCAATCGCCTGACGGCGTGAATCAAACAGTTTGCCGACCTGGGGCAGTTTCCTGTGCTCCAAGCCTCGAAAGCGAGCGACAAAATGCCACATCGCTTTCCAGTCCACCCAACCGATCAAGCACCCGCTGGATGACTTGCACCCACAGCAGGACTGATACGGCTGGGATCAAAAATCTTGTCCGGGTCCATCTGGTTGGCGTCCGTCATCGCGTTGGGGTCATGGTCCAACTGCTCATCATGCTCATGCGTGGCCATCGCGGCGATGAACAGCACCGTCAGGAACGTGAAGATGAAAGCCTGCAAGCAGCACACAAACAACTCCAACAAGGTCAGCGATGTCGCGACCAAAACCACAGGCACACTGACCGCATAAGCCATCCCGTCACTCGCAGCACCCGCCGCGAAGATCAGACCGACGAAAGCGGCGAGCACCAAGTGACCCGCCATCATCGTGCCGAACAACCGCATGGCAAGCACGAAGCACTTGACCAGCAAACTGAGCCACTCGAGCACGTACAGCATCAAGGCGATGGGCAACATCATGATGCCGCCATCCCAGCCAATCGGGTTGAAGTGATTGAAAAAGTCTTTGGCGCTGGTTTCGCGAATCCCGATGAAAATGATCGCGATCAAGGAGGTCATCGCCAACACGCTGGTCAACGACAAGTTCCCAGTGGCACTGCCACCCCAATGCGAAAACGCTTGGTTTCCTGTGATCAACTGCAACATGTAGCCAAACGGGATCACGCCCAAAATGTTGGCAAACAGGATGAAGAAGAACACCGTCCAAATGTAGTGAATGTATTTGTCGGTCAGCCCGTGCAAGTTCGGGTAAGCGACCTCGTCGCGAATGAACGCGCAGATCGTCTCAAACAATTGCGACAGCCGGCCGCGTGTTTGATAACGGCCCAAACCTTCGCCATGAAAGATGCTGATTTTTCGCGAGCACAACACGCCCGTGATGATCAGCAACAAACCCACCATGGCGGACATCATCAAGTGATTGGTGATGAAAAATTCGTAGAAGCCATCCCGAACGCCCAACGCGGGAACGTCGGTGCCTTCGCCACCAAATGGGATCTTGAGCAACGGCGAATCATGCAACGCGTGCGGGATCGCGTGATCGGTCGGGTCGTGACCAGCTGCGGCTAAAAATGGCAACATGACAGTTGGATTGGGTCGGGATGATTTCAGGCAACGTCACGGCGAGCGAGCCGTGCGATCACAACGACTTCGACCGACAACAAACCAACGTGCCAAAACAGCACCCAGGCGGCGGACCAAGTCTCGGGAGCGTCCAAGTAATAACTACTGGCCAAAAACAAAGCAACGGTCCCTACGATCCGAATCAGCATCCCAGCCAAAAAGCCTTGCGTCGCCAACCACCGATCGGCACTGATTTGAACCGACATCAACCGCGGAAAGACCGATGCCAACGAAATCGCCCAACTGGCGATTGCCAGCTTCCGCCACACCGCCCAGGGACTGACCAGCGACACAATGCCCCAGGTCAAATCACCAAAAAGTTGGCCCTCTGCCCATTTCCCCAACGCAATCAGCACGCACACCAACAACCACGCCAGCGTGATCGCCACCACCGTGATCAGAATGACTCCGTGCTGATTTCGTCGCG includes these proteins:
- the atpB gene encoding F0F1 ATP synthase subunit A, with the translated sequence MLPFLAAAGHDPTDHAIPHALHDSPLLKIPFGGEGTDVPALGVRDGFYEFFITNHLMMSAMVGLLLIITGVLCSRKISIFHGEGLGRYQTRGRLSQLFETICAFIRDEVAYPNLHGLTDKYIHYIWTVFFFILFANILGVIPFGYMLQLITGNQAFSHWGGSATGNLSLTSVLAMTSLIAIIFIGIRETSAKDFFNHFNPIGWDGGIMMLPIALMLYVLEWLSLLVKCFVLAMRLFGTMMAGHLVLAAFVGLIFAAGAASDGMAYAVSVPVVLVATSLTLLELFVCCLQAFIFTFLTVLFIAAMATHEHDEQLDHDPNAMTDANQMDPDKIFDPSRISPAVGASHPAGA
- the atpE gene encoding ATP synthase F0 subunit C gives rise to the protein MLELAMMLAQEIASYDFGRMGLGIGIGLIIIGAALGIGRIGGSAVDAMSRQPEAGGRIQTAMIIAAALIEGATVIALVFILLCRG
- the atpF gene encoding F0F1 ATP synthase subunit B, coding for MKRLLAISSLTLLASLVLLVVSPAGSLAAQDEVTVVDAHADAANSEGGDHDHDHESDDHGHDEAAGDEHGHGEEDHATTPLLSFDVGSAIWNLIIFLCVLAILSKFVWPAVLGGLQAREEKIREDLESAEKASAEAKQMLSDYQLKLDEATGQVQSMLADARRDAEANGQKIVDAAKVEAAAQRERALSDIENAKKVAMAEMAGQTSKLAMQVARSVVGRELSADDHADLIRQSMERLPSQN